A window of the Scleropages formosus chromosome 5, fSclFor1.1, whole genome shotgun sequence genome harbors these coding sequences:
- the itga11b gene encoding integrin alpha-11 isoform X2: MRLGMSLISNPKDNTFVACGPLWSYECGSSYYSTGMCSRVNASFKFSRTIAPAFQRCETYMDIVIVLDGSNSIYPWYEVQNFLINILQKFYIGPGQIQVGVVQYGESVVHEFHLNDYRTVEEVVSAARNIQQRGGEETRTALGISVARSQAFKRGGRRGAKKVMIVITDGESHDSPDLQNVIEASEKDEITRYAIAVLGYYNRRGINPEAFLKEIKYIASDPDDKHFFNVRDESALKDIVDALGERIFSLEGTNKNETSFGLQMSQAGFSSHIVEDGILVGAVGAYDWNGAVMKETRQGKVIPPKSSYLEEFPEELKNHGAYLGYTVTSVVVSRTGRLYVSGAPRFNHTGKVIIFTLRNNGNLTILQSLKGQQIGSYYGSEIAPSDIDGDGITDSLLVAAPMFFSSGWERGRVDIYRVTDQSHFVLEGTLEPSDRGQNSRFGSALAPIPDLNGDNYSELVVGAPLEDDHQGAIYVFYGHRNSIQQKYKQRIAAASLSPGLQYFGRSVHGRMDLNEDGLIDLAVGSLGAAVLLWSRSVIRIHTHVWFEPRKINVFNKDCRRGGKDVTCMSAIVCLNATARTPVSPAQEVDVSYSTFIDERRYTARAVLDDSDRNPRNITLLLGVESCEHVYFHVMETTDYVRPIVFTVEVGLQQPVEGPTLDDDWPTVLRTELPFWNGCDDDDRCLPDLVLNSHSDLLDRRNFCGQPQPSLGDFCRSPGAVEEMERVVEKSRRRVIVEGHLENRGENAFGAHLNISHTPNLRFSSLMIKDQSDVSIECRSEDALRLDRSCHVSAPFMRSQAQVFFRLEFEFSRSVFLDHVEIILEAASDGEEVNMDDNFSEIYHQLKYEADLLFTRDSSPSRCEVSTVHSLVQPGSLGPAFNFTFQIQNLGFFPVMDLQLNIEIPWVTRHGNQLLQIKEFLVDQTDGTRCTLPSLEVQHRVTSEDLSHLPQLNRSNAMTALFQCSVSLSAYEEVGLLIWGSLRADTLQVIKFKTLDLVTSAWLEPSPSSAMFLSEERPVRHIILEIRKEEDYRIPIWIIIGSSLGGLLLLALLILALWKLGFFQRQRRQQQLEQESRQEANGKVAEER; this comes from the exons ATGAGACTCGGCATGAGCCTGATCTCGAACCCTAAGGACAACACATTTGTG GCCTGTGGTCCCTTGTGGTCGTACGAATGTGGAAGCTCCTACTACAGCACTGGCATGTGCTCCAGAGTCAATGCCAGCTTCAAATTCTCGCGCACCATTGCCCCGGCCTTTCAGA GATGTGAGACCTACATGGACATTGTTATTGTATTGGATGGATCCAACTCCATCTACCCCTGGTATGAAGTACAGAACTTCCTCATCAACATCCTGCAAAAGTTCTACATCGGCCCGGGTCAAATTCAG GTTGGGGTGGTGCAATATGGAGAGAGCGTTGTTCATGAGTTCCATCTGAATGATTACCGCAcggtggaggaggtggtgagTGCAGCCCGTAACATCCAGCAGCGGGGCGGTGAGGAGACACGGACTGCCCTCGGAATCAGCGTAGCACG ATCACAGGCATTCAAGCGGGGCGGTCGCCGTGGTGCCAAGAAGGTGATGATTGTGATCACAGACGGAGAGTCACACGATAGTCCTGACCTGCAGAACGTCATTGAGGCCAGTGAGAAGGATGAGATCACGCGCTATGCCATCGCT GTCTTGGGTTACTACAATCGACGTGGGATCAACCCTGAGGCCTTCCTAAAGGAGATTAAGTACATCGCTAGTGACCCCGATGACAAGCACTTCTTCAATGTGAGAGATGAGTCAGCGCTGAAGGACATTGTTGATGCTCTGGGCGAGAGGATCTTCAGTCTCGAAG GTACCAACAAGAATGAAACGTCCTTTGGCCTCCAGATGTCTCAGGCTGGTTTCTCGTCCCACATTGTGGAG GATGGAATCCTGGTGGGGGCGGTGGGAGCCTACGACTGGAACGGGGCGGTGATGAAGGAGACCCGCCAGGGGAAAGTGATCCCACCAAAATCCTCCTACCTGGAGGAGTTCCCGGAGGAGCTGAAGAATCACGGGGCATACCTAG GCTACACAGTGACTTCTGTGGTGGTCTCCAGGACCGGTCGACTTTACGTGTCTGGAGCGCCACGCTTCAACCACACGGGCAAAGTCATCATCTTCACCCTAAGGAACAACGGCAACCTCACTATTCTGCAGTCACTCAAAGGACAGCAG ATTGGCTCCTACTACGGCAGCGAAATTGCTCCATCGGACATCGATGGGGATGGGATCACCGACAGCCTCCTAGTGGCAGCGCCAATGTTCTTCAGCAGTGGCTGGGAGAGGGGCAGGGTCGATATCTACAGGGTGACAGACCAG AGCCACTTTGTGTTGGAGGGGACCCTGGAGCCCTCAGACAGAGGGCAGAATTCCCGGTTTGGATCAGCTCTGGCCCCAATCCCAGACCTCAATGGCGATAACTACAGTGAACTTGTGGTGGGGGCACCACTAGAGGATGACCATCAGGGAGCAATTTACGTTTTTTATGGCCATAGGAACAGCATACAGCAAAAGTACAAGCAG aggATTGCTGCTGCAAGCCTCTCGCCTGGGTTGCAGTACTTTGGCCGCAGTGTTCATGGACGGATGGACTTAAATGAGGACGGTCTCATTGACTTGGCAGTGGGCTCCCTGGGGGCTGCAGTGCTCCTCTG GTCTCGCAGCGTCATCCGCATTCACACACACGTGTGGTTCGAACCCAGGAAGATCAATGTGTTCAACAAGGATTGTCGCAGAGGAGGCAAGGACGTCACCTGCATGTCTGCCATCGTTTGTCTGAACGCCACTGCCAGGACACCCGTCTCGCCAGCGCAGGAAGTGG ATGTGAGCTACAGCACCTTCATTGACGAGCGGCGGTATACCGCTAGGGCCGTGCTAGATGACAGCGACAGGAATCCCAGGAACATCACCCTGCTGTTAGGGGTGGAGTCATGTGAGCATGTCTACTTCCATGTCATG GAGACCACAGATTACGTCCGGCCCATAGTCTTCACAGTGGAGGTTGGGCTTCAGCAGCCTGTCGAGGGTCCTACTCTGGATGACGACTGGCCCACTGTACTGAGAACCGAG CTGCCCTTCTGGAACGGATGTGATGATGACGACCGCTGCCTTCCTGACCTTGTTCTAAATAGCCACTCTGATCTGCTGGACCGTAG GAACTTCTGTGGGCAGCCACAGCCCTCCCTGGGGGACTTCTGTCGATCGCCTGGGGCAGTGGAGGAGATGGAGCGGGTGGTGGAGAAGTCACGGAGGAGAGTGATTGTGGAGGGACATTTGGAGAACCGTGGCGAAAACGCCTTCGGTGCTCACCTCAACATCTCGCACACCCCCAACCTGCGCTTCTCCAGCCTCATGATCAAG GACCAGTCGGATGTGAGCATCGAGTGCCGCAGTGAGGACGCACTGAGACTGGACAGGTCTTGCCACGTCAGCGCACCCTTCATGAGATCACAAGCGCAG GTCTTTTTCCGCCTGGAGTTCGAGTTCAGCCGCTCGGTGTTCCTTGATCACGTGGAGATCATCTTGGAGGCTGCCAG TGATGGAGAAGAAGTGAATATGGATGATAACTTCAGTGAGATTTACCATCAGCTGAAATACGAAGCTGATCTGCTCTTCACAAG GGATTCCAGTCCTTCAAGGTGTGAGGTCAGCACAGTCCACTCCCTTGTCCAGCCAGGCAGCCTGGGTCCAGCTTTTAACTTCACCTTTCAG ATCCAGAATCTGGGCtttttccctgtgatggacttgcagCTGAACATTGAAATTCCATGGGTCACAAGACATGGAAATCAGCTTCTGCAGATAAAAGAGTTTTTGGTGGATCAG ACAGACGGCACCCGCTGCACGCTTCCATCTCTGGAGGTCCAGCACCGGGTCACATCTGAGGATCTTTCTCATCTCCCACAGCTG AACCGCTCCAATGCTATGACCGCACTGTTTCAGTGCAGCGTGAGCCTGTCGGCTTACGAGGAGGTAGGGCTCCTGATTTGGGGCTCCCTGCGTGCTGATACCCTGCAGGTG ATCAAGTTTAAGACCCTGGACCTTGTGACAAGTGCCTGGCTGGAGCCGAGTCCCTCCAGCGCCATGTTCCTGTCGGAGGAGAGGCCAGTGCGACAC
- the itga11b gene encoding integrin alpha-11 isoform X1, translated as MELYCTLLLWTCSVLPGFLECFNIDTQNHRIISGSAEAQFGYTVQQHEARGQKWLLVGAPFENSGQHQTGDIYKCPIDDRSNNCTRLNLGRVSLTNVSERKEKMRLGMSLISNPKDNTFVACGPLWSYECGSSYYSTGMCSRVNASFKFSRTIAPAFQRCETYMDIVIVLDGSNSIYPWYEVQNFLINILQKFYIGPGQIQVGVVQYGESVVHEFHLNDYRTVEEVVSAARNIQQRGGEETRTALGISVARSQAFKRGGRRGAKKVMIVITDGESHDSPDLQNVIEASEKDEITRYAIAVLGYYNRRGINPEAFLKEIKYIASDPDDKHFFNVRDESALKDIVDALGERIFSLEGTNKNETSFGLQMSQAGFSSHIVEDGILVGAVGAYDWNGAVMKETRQGKVIPPKSSYLEEFPEELKNHGAYLGYTVTSVVVSRTGRLYVSGAPRFNHTGKVIIFTLRNNGNLTILQSLKGQQIGSYYGSEIAPSDIDGDGITDSLLVAAPMFFSSGWERGRVDIYRVTDQSHFVLEGTLEPSDRGQNSRFGSALAPIPDLNGDNYSELVVGAPLEDDHQGAIYVFYGHRNSIQQKYKQRIAAASLSPGLQYFGRSVHGRMDLNEDGLIDLAVGSLGAAVLLWSRSVIRIHTHVWFEPRKINVFNKDCRRGGKDVTCMSAIVCLNATARTPVSPAQEVDVSYSTFIDERRYTARAVLDDSDRNPRNITLLLGVESCEHVYFHVMETTDYVRPIVFTVEVGLQQPVEGPTLDDDWPTVLRTELPFWNGCDDDDRCLPDLVLNSHSDLLDRRNFCGQPQPSLGDFCRSPGAVEEMERVVEKSRRRVIVEGHLENRGENAFGAHLNISHTPNLRFSSLMIKDQSDVSIECRSEDALRLDRSCHVSAPFMRSQAQVFFRLEFEFSRSVFLDHVEIILEAASDGEEVNMDDNFSEIYHQLKYEADLLFTRDSSPSRCEVSTVHSLVQPGSLGPAFNFTFQIQNLGFFPVMDLQLNIEIPWVTRHGNQLLQIKEFLVDQTDGTRCTLPSLEVQHRVTSEDLSHLPQLNRSNAMTALFQCSVSLSAYEEVGLLIWGSLRADTLQVIKFKTLDLVTSAWLEPSPSSAMFLSEERPVRHIILEIRKEEDYRIPIWIIIGSSLGGLLLLALLILALWKLGFFQRQRRQQQLEQESRQEANGKVAEER; from the exons GGTTCCTTGAGTGCTTCAACATCGACACCCAGAACCACCGGATCATCTCCGGCTCAGCAGAGGCCCAGTTTGGATATACAGTGCAGCAGCATGAGGCTAGAGGACAGAAGTG GCTGCTGGTGGGAGCCCCCTTTGAGAACAGTGGTCAACACCAGACTGGAGATATCTACAAATGCCCCATAGATGACAGGTCCAACAACTGCACGAGGCTAAACTTAG GAAGGGTATCCCTGACCAACGTCTCAGAGCGCAAGGAAAAAATGAGACTCGGCATGAGCCTGATCTCGAACCCTAAGGACAACACATTTGTG GCCTGTGGTCCCTTGTGGTCGTACGAATGTGGAAGCTCCTACTACAGCACTGGCATGTGCTCCAGAGTCAATGCCAGCTTCAAATTCTCGCGCACCATTGCCCCGGCCTTTCAGA GATGTGAGACCTACATGGACATTGTTATTGTATTGGATGGATCCAACTCCATCTACCCCTGGTATGAAGTACAGAACTTCCTCATCAACATCCTGCAAAAGTTCTACATCGGCCCGGGTCAAATTCAG GTTGGGGTGGTGCAATATGGAGAGAGCGTTGTTCATGAGTTCCATCTGAATGATTACCGCAcggtggaggaggtggtgagTGCAGCCCGTAACATCCAGCAGCGGGGCGGTGAGGAGACACGGACTGCCCTCGGAATCAGCGTAGCACG ATCACAGGCATTCAAGCGGGGCGGTCGCCGTGGTGCCAAGAAGGTGATGATTGTGATCACAGACGGAGAGTCACACGATAGTCCTGACCTGCAGAACGTCATTGAGGCCAGTGAGAAGGATGAGATCACGCGCTATGCCATCGCT GTCTTGGGTTACTACAATCGACGTGGGATCAACCCTGAGGCCTTCCTAAAGGAGATTAAGTACATCGCTAGTGACCCCGATGACAAGCACTTCTTCAATGTGAGAGATGAGTCAGCGCTGAAGGACATTGTTGATGCTCTGGGCGAGAGGATCTTCAGTCTCGAAG GTACCAACAAGAATGAAACGTCCTTTGGCCTCCAGATGTCTCAGGCTGGTTTCTCGTCCCACATTGTGGAG GATGGAATCCTGGTGGGGGCGGTGGGAGCCTACGACTGGAACGGGGCGGTGATGAAGGAGACCCGCCAGGGGAAAGTGATCCCACCAAAATCCTCCTACCTGGAGGAGTTCCCGGAGGAGCTGAAGAATCACGGGGCATACCTAG GCTACACAGTGACTTCTGTGGTGGTCTCCAGGACCGGTCGACTTTACGTGTCTGGAGCGCCACGCTTCAACCACACGGGCAAAGTCATCATCTTCACCCTAAGGAACAACGGCAACCTCACTATTCTGCAGTCACTCAAAGGACAGCAG ATTGGCTCCTACTACGGCAGCGAAATTGCTCCATCGGACATCGATGGGGATGGGATCACCGACAGCCTCCTAGTGGCAGCGCCAATGTTCTTCAGCAGTGGCTGGGAGAGGGGCAGGGTCGATATCTACAGGGTGACAGACCAG AGCCACTTTGTGTTGGAGGGGACCCTGGAGCCCTCAGACAGAGGGCAGAATTCCCGGTTTGGATCAGCTCTGGCCCCAATCCCAGACCTCAATGGCGATAACTACAGTGAACTTGTGGTGGGGGCACCACTAGAGGATGACCATCAGGGAGCAATTTACGTTTTTTATGGCCATAGGAACAGCATACAGCAAAAGTACAAGCAG aggATTGCTGCTGCAAGCCTCTCGCCTGGGTTGCAGTACTTTGGCCGCAGTGTTCATGGACGGATGGACTTAAATGAGGACGGTCTCATTGACTTGGCAGTGGGCTCCCTGGGGGCTGCAGTGCTCCTCTG GTCTCGCAGCGTCATCCGCATTCACACACACGTGTGGTTCGAACCCAGGAAGATCAATGTGTTCAACAAGGATTGTCGCAGAGGAGGCAAGGACGTCACCTGCATGTCTGCCATCGTTTGTCTGAACGCCACTGCCAGGACACCCGTCTCGCCAGCGCAGGAAGTGG ATGTGAGCTACAGCACCTTCATTGACGAGCGGCGGTATACCGCTAGGGCCGTGCTAGATGACAGCGACAGGAATCCCAGGAACATCACCCTGCTGTTAGGGGTGGAGTCATGTGAGCATGTCTACTTCCATGTCATG GAGACCACAGATTACGTCCGGCCCATAGTCTTCACAGTGGAGGTTGGGCTTCAGCAGCCTGTCGAGGGTCCTACTCTGGATGACGACTGGCCCACTGTACTGAGAACCGAG CTGCCCTTCTGGAACGGATGTGATGATGACGACCGCTGCCTTCCTGACCTTGTTCTAAATAGCCACTCTGATCTGCTGGACCGTAG GAACTTCTGTGGGCAGCCACAGCCCTCCCTGGGGGACTTCTGTCGATCGCCTGGGGCAGTGGAGGAGATGGAGCGGGTGGTGGAGAAGTCACGGAGGAGAGTGATTGTGGAGGGACATTTGGAGAACCGTGGCGAAAACGCCTTCGGTGCTCACCTCAACATCTCGCACACCCCCAACCTGCGCTTCTCCAGCCTCATGATCAAG GACCAGTCGGATGTGAGCATCGAGTGCCGCAGTGAGGACGCACTGAGACTGGACAGGTCTTGCCACGTCAGCGCACCCTTCATGAGATCACAAGCGCAG GTCTTTTTCCGCCTGGAGTTCGAGTTCAGCCGCTCGGTGTTCCTTGATCACGTGGAGATCATCTTGGAGGCTGCCAG TGATGGAGAAGAAGTGAATATGGATGATAACTTCAGTGAGATTTACCATCAGCTGAAATACGAAGCTGATCTGCTCTTCACAAG GGATTCCAGTCCTTCAAGGTGTGAGGTCAGCACAGTCCACTCCCTTGTCCAGCCAGGCAGCCTGGGTCCAGCTTTTAACTTCACCTTTCAG ATCCAGAATCTGGGCtttttccctgtgatggacttgcagCTGAACATTGAAATTCCATGGGTCACAAGACATGGAAATCAGCTTCTGCAGATAAAAGAGTTTTTGGTGGATCAG ACAGACGGCACCCGCTGCACGCTTCCATCTCTGGAGGTCCAGCACCGGGTCACATCTGAGGATCTTTCTCATCTCCCACAGCTG AACCGCTCCAATGCTATGACCGCACTGTTTCAGTGCAGCGTGAGCCTGTCGGCTTACGAGGAGGTAGGGCTCCTGATTTGGGGCTCCCTGCGTGCTGATACCCTGCAGGTG ATCAAGTTTAAGACCCTGGACCTTGTGACAAGTGCCTGGCTGGAGCCGAGTCCCTCCAGCGCCATGTTCCTGTCGGAGGAGAGGCCAGTGCGACAC
- the itga11b gene encoding integrin alpha-11 isoform X3 — protein MELYCTLLLWTCSVLPGFLECFNIDTQNHRIISGSAEAQFGYTVQQHEARGQKWLLVGAPFENSGQHQTGDIYKCPIDDRSNNCTRLNLGRVSLTNVSERKEKMRLGMSLISNPKDNTFVACGPLWSYECGSSYYSTGMCSRVNASFKFSRTIAPAFQRCETYMDIVIVLDGSNSIYPWYEVQNFLINILQKFYIGPGQIQVGVVQYGESVVHEFHLNDYRTVEEVVSAARNIQQRGGEETRTALGISVARSQAFKRGGRRGAKKVMIVITDGESHDSPDLQNVIEASEKDEITRYAIAVLGYYNRRGINPEAFLKEIKYIASDPDDKHFFNVRDESALKDIVDALGERIFSLEGTNKNETSFGLQMSQAGFSSHIVEDGILVGAVGAYDWNGAVMKETRQGKVIPPKSSYLEEFPEELKNHGAYLGYTVTSVVVSRTGRLYVSGAPRFNHTGKVIIFTLRNNGNLTILQSLKGQQIGSYYGSEIAPSDIDGDGITDSLLVAAPMFFSSGWERGRVDIYRVTDQSHFVLEGTLEPSDRGQNSRFGSALAPIPDLNGDNYSELVVGAPLEDDHQGAIYVFYGHRNSIQQKYKQRIAAASLSPGLQYFGRSVHGRMDLNEDGLIDLAVGSLGAAVLLWSRSVIRIHTHVWFEPRKINVFNKDCRRGGKDVTCMSAIVCLNATARTPVSPAQEVDVSYSTFIDERRYTARAVLDDSDRNPRNITLLLGVESCEHVYFHVMETTDYVRPIVFTVEVGLQQPVEGPTLDDDWPTVLRTELPFWNGCDDDDRCLPDLVLNSHSDLLDRRNFCGQPQPSLGDFCRSPGAVEEMERVVEKSRRRVIVEGHLENRGENAFGAHLNISHTPNLRFSSLMIKDQSDVSIECRSEDALRLDRSCHVSAPFMRSQAQVFFRLEFEFSRSVFLDHVEIILEAASDGEEVNMDDNFSEIYHQLKYEADLLFTRDSSPSRCEVSTVHSLVQPGSLGPAFNFTFQIQNLGFFPVMDLQLNIEIPWVTRHGNQLLQIKEFLVDQTAPAARFHLWRSSTGSHLRIFLISHS, from the exons GGTTCCTTGAGTGCTTCAACATCGACACCCAGAACCACCGGATCATCTCCGGCTCAGCAGAGGCCCAGTTTGGATATACAGTGCAGCAGCATGAGGCTAGAGGACAGAAGTG GCTGCTGGTGGGAGCCCCCTTTGAGAACAGTGGTCAACACCAGACTGGAGATATCTACAAATGCCCCATAGATGACAGGTCCAACAACTGCACGAGGCTAAACTTAG GAAGGGTATCCCTGACCAACGTCTCAGAGCGCAAGGAAAAAATGAGACTCGGCATGAGCCTGATCTCGAACCCTAAGGACAACACATTTGTG GCCTGTGGTCCCTTGTGGTCGTACGAATGTGGAAGCTCCTACTACAGCACTGGCATGTGCTCCAGAGTCAATGCCAGCTTCAAATTCTCGCGCACCATTGCCCCGGCCTTTCAGA GATGTGAGACCTACATGGACATTGTTATTGTATTGGATGGATCCAACTCCATCTACCCCTGGTATGAAGTACAGAACTTCCTCATCAACATCCTGCAAAAGTTCTACATCGGCCCGGGTCAAATTCAG GTTGGGGTGGTGCAATATGGAGAGAGCGTTGTTCATGAGTTCCATCTGAATGATTACCGCAcggtggaggaggtggtgagTGCAGCCCGTAACATCCAGCAGCGGGGCGGTGAGGAGACACGGACTGCCCTCGGAATCAGCGTAGCACG ATCACAGGCATTCAAGCGGGGCGGTCGCCGTGGTGCCAAGAAGGTGATGATTGTGATCACAGACGGAGAGTCACACGATAGTCCTGACCTGCAGAACGTCATTGAGGCCAGTGAGAAGGATGAGATCACGCGCTATGCCATCGCT GTCTTGGGTTACTACAATCGACGTGGGATCAACCCTGAGGCCTTCCTAAAGGAGATTAAGTACATCGCTAGTGACCCCGATGACAAGCACTTCTTCAATGTGAGAGATGAGTCAGCGCTGAAGGACATTGTTGATGCTCTGGGCGAGAGGATCTTCAGTCTCGAAG GTACCAACAAGAATGAAACGTCCTTTGGCCTCCAGATGTCTCAGGCTGGTTTCTCGTCCCACATTGTGGAG GATGGAATCCTGGTGGGGGCGGTGGGAGCCTACGACTGGAACGGGGCGGTGATGAAGGAGACCCGCCAGGGGAAAGTGATCCCACCAAAATCCTCCTACCTGGAGGAGTTCCCGGAGGAGCTGAAGAATCACGGGGCATACCTAG GCTACACAGTGACTTCTGTGGTGGTCTCCAGGACCGGTCGACTTTACGTGTCTGGAGCGCCACGCTTCAACCACACGGGCAAAGTCATCATCTTCACCCTAAGGAACAACGGCAACCTCACTATTCTGCAGTCACTCAAAGGACAGCAG ATTGGCTCCTACTACGGCAGCGAAATTGCTCCATCGGACATCGATGGGGATGGGATCACCGACAGCCTCCTAGTGGCAGCGCCAATGTTCTTCAGCAGTGGCTGGGAGAGGGGCAGGGTCGATATCTACAGGGTGACAGACCAG AGCCACTTTGTGTTGGAGGGGACCCTGGAGCCCTCAGACAGAGGGCAGAATTCCCGGTTTGGATCAGCTCTGGCCCCAATCCCAGACCTCAATGGCGATAACTACAGTGAACTTGTGGTGGGGGCACCACTAGAGGATGACCATCAGGGAGCAATTTACGTTTTTTATGGCCATAGGAACAGCATACAGCAAAAGTACAAGCAG aggATTGCTGCTGCAAGCCTCTCGCCTGGGTTGCAGTACTTTGGCCGCAGTGTTCATGGACGGATGGACTTAAATGAGGACGGTCTCATTGACTTGGCAGTGGGCTCCCTGGGGGCTGCAGTGCTCCTCTG GTCTCGCAGCGTCATCCGCATTCACACACACGTGTGGTTCGAACCCAGGAAGATCAATGTGTTCAACAAGGATTGTCGCAGAGGAGGCAAGGACGTCACCTGCATGTCTGCCATCGTTTGTCTGAACGCCACTGCCAGGACACCCGTCTCGCCAGCGCAGGAAGTGG ATGTGAGCTACAGCACCTTCATTGACGAGCGGCGGTATACCGCTAGGGCCGTGCTAGATGACAGCGACAGGAATCCCAGGAACATCACCCTGCTGTTAGGGGTGGAGTCATGTGAGCATGTCTACTTCCATGTCATG GAGACCACAGATTACGTCCGGCCCATAGTCTTCACAGTGGAGGTTGGGCTTCAGCAGCCTGTCGAGGGTCCTACTCTGGATGACGACTGGCCCACTGTACTGAGAACCGAG CTGCCCTTCTGGAACGGATGTGATGATGACGACCGCTGCCTTCCTGACCTTGTTCTAAATAGCCACTCTGATCTGCTGGACCGTAG GAACTTCTGTGGGCAGCCACAGCCCTCCCTGGGGGACTTCTGTCGATCGCCTGGGGCAGTGGAGGAGATGGAGCGGGTGGTGGAGAAGTCACGGAGGAGAGTGATTGTGGAGGGACATTTGGAGAACCGTGGCGAAAACGCCTTCGGTGCTCACCTCAACATCTCGCACACCCCCAACCTGCGCTTCTCCAGCCTCATGATCAAG GACCAGTCGGATGTGAGCATCGAGTGCCGCAGTGAGGACGCACTGAGACTGGACAGGTCTTGCCACGTCAGCGCACCCTTCATGAGATCACAAGCGCAG GTCTTTTTCCGCCTGGAGTTCGAGTTCAGCCGCTCGGTGTTCCTTGATCACGTGGAGATCATCTTGGAGGCTGCCAG TGATGGAGAAGAAGTGAATATGGATGATAACTTCAGTGAGATTTACCATCAGCTGAAATACGAAGCTGATCTGCTCTTCACAAG GGATTCCAGTCCTTCAAGGTGTGAGGTCAGCACAGTCCACTCCCTTGTCCAGCCAGGCAGCCTGGGTCCAGCTTTTAACTTCACCTTTCAG ATCCAGAATCTGGGCtttttccctgtgatggacttgcagCTGAACATTGAAATTCCATGGGTCACAAGACATGGAAATCAGCTTCTGCAGATAAAAGAGTTTTTGGTGGATCAG ACGGCACCCGCTGCACGCTTCCATCTCTGGAGGTCCAGCACCGGGTCACATCTGAGGATCTTTCTCATCTCCCACAGCTG A